A genome region from Hippopotamus amphibius kiboko isolate mHipAmp2 chromosome 1, mHipAmp2.hap2, whole genome shotgun sequence includes the following:
- the LOC130845075 gene encoding histone H3, with product MARTKQTARKSTGGKAPRKQLATKAARKSAPATGGVKKPHRYRPGTVALREIRRYQKSTELLIRKLPFQRLVREIAQDFKTDLRFQSSAVMALQEASEAYLVGLFEDTNLCAIHAKRVTIMPKDIQLARRIRGERA from the coding sequence ATGGCCCGTACAAAGCAGACAGCCCGCAAGTCGACCGGTGGCAAGGCCCCGCGGAAGCAGCTGGCCACCAAGGCGGCCCGCAAGAGCGCGCCGGCCACCGGCGGCGTCAAGAAGCCGCACCGCTACCGGCCGGGCACCGTGGCCCTGCGGGAGATCCGGCGCTACCAGAAGTCCACCGAGCTGCTGATCCGCAAGCTGCCCTTCCAGCGGCTGGTGCGCGAGATCGCGCAGGACTTCAAGACCGACCTGCGCTTCCAGAGCTCGGCCGTGATGGCGCTGCAGGAGGCGAGCGAGGCCTACCTGGTGGGGCTGTTTGAAGACACGAACCTGTGCGCCATCCACGCCAAGCGCGTGACTATCATGCCCAAAGACATCCAGCTGGCCCGCCGCATCCGCGGGGAGC
- the LOC130845070 gene encoding histone H2B type 2-E, whose amino-acid sequence MPEPAKSAPAPKKGSKKAVTKAQKKDGKKRKRSRKESYSIYVYKVLKQVHPDTGISSKAMGIMNSFVNDIFERIAGEASRLAHYNKRSTITSREIQTAVRLLLPGELAKHAVSEGTKAVTKYTSSK is encoded by the coding sequence ATGCCTGAGCCGGCAAAATCTGCCCCGGCGCCCAAGAAGGGCTCAAAGAAAGCCGTCACCAAAGCCCAGAAGAAGGACGGTAAGAAGCGCAAGCGCAGCCGCAAGGAGAGCTATTCCATCTACGTGTACAAGGTGCTGAAGCAGGTGCACCCGGACACCGGCATCTCGTCCAAGGCCATGGGCATCATGAACTCGTTCGTCAACGACATCTTCGAGCGCATCGCGGGCGAAGCGTCGCGCCTGGCGCATTACAACAAGCGCTCGACCATCACGTCTCGGGAGATCCAGACGGCCGTGCGCCTGCTGCTGCCCGGCGAGCTGGCCAAGCACGCTGTGTCCGAGGGCACCAAGGCGGTCACCAAGTACACCAGCTCCAAGTGA
- the LOC130845072 gene encoding histone H2A type 2-A, giving the protein MSGRGKQGGKARAKAKSRSSRAGLQFPVGRVHRLLRKGNYAERVGAGAPVYMAAVLEYLTAEILELAGNAARDNKKTRIIPRHLQLAIRNDEELNKLLGKVTIAQGGVLPNIQAVLLPKKTESHHKAKGK; this is encoded by the coding sequence ATGTCTGGTCGTGGCAAACAAGGAGGCAAGGCCCGCGCTAAGGCCAAGTCGCGCTCGTCCCGCGCAGGCCTGCAGTTCCCGGTGGGGCGGGTGCACCGTCTGCTGCGCAAAGGCAACTACGCCGAGCGGGTGGGGGCCGGCGCGCCCGTCTACATGGCGGCGGTCCTCGAGTACCTGACCGCTGAGATCCTGGAGTTGGCGGGCAACGCGGCCCGAGACAACAAGAAGACGCGCATCATCCCTCGTCACCTGCAGTTGGCTATCCGCAACGACGAGGAGCTGAACAAGCTGCTGGGCAAAGTCACCATCGCCCAGGGCGGCGTTTTGCCCAACATCCAGGCCGTGTTGCTCCCCAAGAAGACGGAGAGCCACCACAAGGCAAAGGGCAAGTGA